In the Nitratiruptor sp. YY09-18 genome, GTAATTCATAGTTATGGTCGAATTATTGAACTCACCACCCAAGCACATGCGATAATAAGGGATGCAAGAACTATGGCAACCGAAATATTATTTTCTTTTATTTCTTTCCACTCACTTACTTCACCAGTAAATTTATCAAACATCCATAACGTAATAATTATACCCAAGCCAATACTAATTGAACCAACAATAGCCCATCCAA is a window encoding:
- a CDS encoding DUF350 domain-containing protein, with the protein product MIKQILLDYVVTFGWAIVGSISIGLGIIITLWMFDKFTGEVSEWKEIKENNISVAIVLASLIIACAWVVSSIIRP